Proteins encoded within one genomic window of Methanobrevibacter ruminantium:
- a CDS encoding ATP-dependent DNA ligase gives MKYQELVNVYEALGATTKRLEKTDILADFLIKVEEEDLEKITLMALGSVFPSWSEEEQGIGDKLVMKAVGDAVGVSVDAVEDAIRDEGDIGAAAEKLYAKKAQMTFFSQPLTVKFVYNQLRKLATISGSRSTARKISNILELLSSASGKEAKYICRTILEELRIGVGEGIIRDAISQAFGVDKAVAERAHMLTNDLGLVAKVAKIEGEEGLKKLTLIPGRPVKPMLAQLSEGIGISVEEMGCALCETKYDGFRTQFHKKGDEITLFTRRLENVTHAFPDAVDFIKRGFPDEDFIVEGEIVGFRDDKPLPFQTVLQRVRRKYDIHDAMKNVPIKIFLYDLLYFKEPVVDEPIIRRREILENAVDCSIDELNLSDIVKVGPENIDDAIELFNKSIAGGHEGIMIKNCAEPYIPGIRGKKMLKFKAEPETLDTVIVGGTKGIGKRGEFIGSYEIALRDEYGDLQTITKIGSGLSDDDLANLTRQMKEIIISEKGTQITVQPKIVLEIKYSEIVKSPEYPAGYSLRFPIVKSIRTDKGVEDIDTIERLESMYNGQ, from the coding sequence ATGAAATATCAGGAACTTGTTAATGTTTACGAGGCATTAGGAGCCACTACAAAAAGATTGGAAAAAACAGATATTTTAGCGGATTTTCTAATAAAAGTTGAAGAAGAGGATTTGGAGAAAATCACATTAATGGCTTTAGGTAGCGTTTTCCCTTCTTGGAGTGAAGAGGAACAGGGAATAGGTGATAAGCTTGTTATGAAAGCTGTTGGAGATGCTGTAGGAGTTTCTGTAGATGCGGTTGAAGATGCCATCCGTGATGAAGGAGACATTGGAGCAGCTGCAGAAAAGCTATATGCCAAAAAGGCTCAAATGACATTTTTCTCACAGCCATTAACTGTCAAATTTGTTTATAACCAATTAAGAAAATTGGCAACAATATCTGGAAGCAGATCCACTGCCCGTAAAATTTCCAATATTCTTGAACTTTTATCTTCCGCTTCTGGAAAGGAAGCAAAATACATTTGCAGAACCATTTTGGAAGAGCTTAGAATTGGTGTAGGTGAAGGAATCATTCGTGATGCGATATCCCAAGCATTTGGTGTTGACAAGGCTGTTGCTGAAAGGGCGCATATGTTGACAAATGACTTAGGTCTTGTTGCAAAAGTGGCAAAGATTGAAGGTGAAGAGGGTCTTAAGAAATTGACATTGATTCCGGGAAGGCCGGTAAAGCCAATGCTTGCACAATTGTCTGAAGGAATAGGCATAAGCGTTGAAGAGATGGGATGTGCACTTTGTGAAACTAAATATGATGGATTTCGTACTCAATTCCATAAGAAAGGGGATGAAATCACATTATTCACTCGCCGTTTGGAAAATGTCACACATGCTTTCCCAGATGCAGTGGATTTCATCAAAAGAGGATTCCCCGATGAGGACTTTATTGTGGAAGGTGAAATTGTAGGTTTTAGGGATGACAAGCCTCTTCCATTCCAAACAGTATTGCAAAGGGTAAGAAGGAAATATGATATTCATGATGCAATGAAAAATGTTCCTATAAAGATATTTTTATATGATTTGCTTTACTTTAAGGAACCTGTAGTTGATGAGCCTATCATTAGGCGTAGGGAAATCTTGGAAAATGCTGTGGATTGCTCAATTGATGAATTGAACCTCAGTGATATTGTGAAAGTAGGTCCTGAAAACATTGATGATGCTATAGAACTGTTCAATAAATCCATAGCTGGTGGACATGAGGGGATCATGATTAAAAACTGCGCTGAACCGTATATTCCTGGAATTCGTGGAAAGAAAATGCTAAAGTTCAAGGCAGAACCTGAAACATTGGATACAGTTATTGTTGGAGGGACAAAGGGAATAGGCAAAAGGGGAGAGTTTATAGGGTCTTATGAGATTGCGCTTCGCGACGAATATGGCGATTTGCAAACCATCACCAAGATAGGAAGCGGGCTTTCAGATGATGATTTGGCAAATCTAACAAGACAAATGAAAGAAATTATAATCTCAGAGAAAGGAACTCAGATTACTGTTCAGCCAAAAATAGTTTTAGAAATAAAATACAGTGAGATTGTAAAAAGTCCGGAATATCCTGCAGGATACTCTTTACGTTTCCCTATTGTAAAAAGCATAAGAACAGATAAGGGCGTAGAGGACATTGATACAATTGAAAGATTGGAATCAATGTATAATGGCCAATAA
- the thiC gene encoding phosphomethylpyrimidine synthase — protein sequence MTQMTEAKKGNITPEMKAVAEFERIDVEKILKGVANGTIVIPKNIGRETKACGIGKGLTTKINANIGSSSKIEDIGLEMKKAKLAVDFGADAIMDLSTGPKLLEFREKIMSSVDVPIGTVPIYEAGVITLNKGNEIIEMDEDDIWESIIHQAKDGVDFMTLHCGINQDLVQKLQEAKRMMGIVSRGGTFLASWILHNGEENPLYANYDYLLEIALEYDITLSLGDGLRPGCLSDATDTSQIQELVTLGTLVKRAQEAGVQTMVEGPGHVPLNQIRSNMEIQKTLCHGAPFYVLGPIVTDLAPGYDHITSAIGGAIAASSGADFLCYVTPAEHLSLPSLEDVKEGVIASKIAAQAADVALGLETAWEKEVEMATARKNFDWEAQFNLAFDNVKPRHYRNKCELDDDEMCAMCGEYCAVKIAKGDF from the coding sequence ATGACACAGATGACTGAAGCTAAGAAAGGAAACATTACTCCTGAAATGAAAGCGGTTGCAGAATTTGAAAGGATAGATGTAGAAAAGATATTAAAGGGAGTAGCTAATGGAACTATTGTAATCCCAAAGAATATTGGAAGAGAAACTAAAGCTTGCGGTATTGGAAAGGGATTAACCACTAAAATCAATGCTAATATTGGTTCATCAAGCAAAATCGAGGATATTGGTCTTGAAATGAAAAAGGCAAAACTTGCAGTTGATTTTGGTGCAGATGCGATTATGGACTTAAGTACAGGCCCTAAATTATTGGAGTTTAGGGAAAAGATAATGAGTTCTGTAGATGTGCCTATTGGAACTGTTCCGATTTATGAAGCAGGAGTTATTACATTAAATAAAGGCAATGAAATCATCGAAATGGATGAGGATGACATATGGGAATCAATCATTCATCAGGCAAAAGATGGTGTTGACTTCATGACCCTTCACTGTGGCATAAATCAGGATTTAGTTCAAAAGCTGCAGGAAGCTAAAAGGATGATGGGTATTGTAAGCAGAGGAGGAACTTTCCTTGCTTCATGGATTTTGCATAATGGAGAGGAAAACCCATTATATGCCAATTACGATTACCTTCTTGAGATTGCTTTGGAATATGACATCACCCTTTCATTAGGTGATGGGCTTCGTCCAGGTTGCTTATCTGATGCAACAGACACTTCACAGATTCAGGAATTGGTTACCTTGGGAACCCTTGTAAAAAGAGCTCAGGAAGCTGGAGTTCAAACCATGGTTGAAGGTCCAGGTCATGTTCCATTAAATCAAATCAGGTCCAATATGGAAATTCAAAAGACATTATGTCATGGGGCTCCGTTTTATGTTTTAGGGCCTATTGTTACAGATTTGGCACCTGGTTATGATCATATCACTTCCGCTATTGGAGGAGCTATTGCCGCTTCAAGCGGAGCTGATTTCCTATGCTATGTAACCCCTGCAGAACATTTATCATTGCCTTCCCTCGAAGATGTTAAGGAAGGAGTTATTGCAAGCAAGATTGCTGCCCAAGCAGCAGATGTTGCATTAGGTTTGGAAACTGCATGGGAGAAGGAAGTGGAAATGGCAACTGCAAGGAAAAACTTTGACTGGGAAGCTCAATTCAATCTTGCTTTTGACAATGTCAAGCCAAGGCATTATAGAAACAAATGTGAACTTGATGATGATGAAATGTGCGCTATGTGTGGAGAGTACTGTGCAGTTAAAATAGCTAAAGGAGATTTTTAG